The following are encoded in a window of Bacteroidia bacterium genomic DNA:
- a CDS encoding serine hydrolase, whose translation MRNFILLGIILPFVLKSQSLYFPPLTGSTWDTISISSLGWCQDKMDSLVAFLGRENTKAFILLKNGKIVVEKYYGTFTKDSLWYWASAGKTLTAFAVGIAQQEGYLSINDSTSKFLGLGWTSCSPPKEGQITIKHQLSMSTGLDDGVPNPDCTLSTCLQYHSDAGTRWAYHNAPYTLLHQVIQSATGTSMNAYINTRIKNKIGMEGFFYPVGYNQVYFSKARSMARFGLLLLNKGYWNTTPVLSDTNYFNQMTNTSQPLNLAYGYLTWLNGKSSFMVPGLPFVFPGKLMPNAPNDAYFALGKNGQIISVYPSQKVVFIRMGNSPSSSAVEFALTDSICRRLNAVMCSTTYQTELFDESENKIQVYPNPVYSQHQSIFISIPNSKNIRSATCTIMDLEGKILWLRECTNTDLSRGIIECSAYLSSGVYFVKFSCDSFVQTVKLMVF comes from the coding sequence ATGAGAAATTTCATCCTTCTGGGGATTATACTGCCCTTTGTACTAAAAAGTCAATCTCTGTATTTTCCCCCTTTGACAGGAAGTACATGGGATACGATTTCTATAAGCAGTCTAGGCTGGTGCCAAGATAAAATGGATAGTTTAGTTGCTTTTTTGGGTAGAGAAAACACAAAAGCGTTTATTCTACTTAAAAATGGCAAAATTGTAGTAGAAAAATACTACGGTACATTTACCAAAGATAGCTTGTGGTATTGGGCTTCAGCAGGAAAAACTCTTACTGCTTTTGCAGTAGGTATCGCTCAACAAGAAGGATATCTGTCTATAAACGATTCTACCTCCAAATTTTTAGGCTTAGGCTGGACTTCATGCAGCCCTCCCAAAGAGGGACAGATTACCATAAAACACCAGCTAAGCATGAGCACAGGGTTAGATGATGGAGTTCCTAATCCTGATTGTACACTAAGTACTTGTTTGCAGTATCACAGTGATGCAGGTACACGTTGGGCTTATCACAATGCACCTTACACATTGCTTCACCAAGTAATACAAAGTGCAACAGGTACAAGCATGAACGCTTACATTAACACTCGGATTAAGAACAAAATAGGAATGGAAGGCTTTTTCTATCCTGTGGGCTATAACCAAGTTTATTTCAGTAAAGCTCGTAGTATGGCAAGATTCGGACTTTTACTGCTCAATAAAGGTTATTGGAACACTACTCCCGTTTTATCGGATACAAATTATTTTAATCAAATGACAAACACCTCTCAACCTCTCAATTTAGCTTATGGATATCTCACATGGCTCAATGGAAAGTCCAGTTTTATGGTACCGGGCTTACCTTTCGTTTTTCCAGGCAAATTGATGCCCAATGCACCGAATGACGCTTATTTTGCTTTGGGTAAAAATGGACAAATAATAAGTGTATATCCCTCACAAAAGGTAGTTTTTATTCGTATGGGAAATTCCCCGAGCAGCTCTGCCGTAGAGTTTGCCCTCACAGATAGCATTTGCAGGCGATTGAATGCAGTTATGTGCAGCACTACCTATCAAACCGAACTTTTTGATGAATCAGAAAACAAAATTCAAGTATATCCTAATCCTGTCTATTCACAGCATCAAAGTATTTTCATTTCTATTCCTAACAGTAAAAATATTCGCTCTGCTACTTGCACTATTATGGATTTAGAAGGCAAAATTTTGTGGCTACGCGAATGTACAAACACAGACCTGTCAAGGGGAATTATAGAATGTTCCGCATATTTATCATCAGGGGTATATTTTGTTAAGTTCAGTTGTGATAGCTTTGTACAGACAGTCAAACTAATGGTTTTTTGA
- a CDS encoding iron-sulfur cluster assembly accessory protein, whose amino-acid sequence MITVSEKALQKILSLKKENNLDESYGLRVSITGGGCSGLSYHLDFDNEQKPGDHVFEDKGLKIFVDMKSLLYLVGTELDFSDGLNGKGFHFINPNATRTCGCGESFAV is encoded by the coding sequence ATGATTACTGTCAGCGAGAAAGCACTTCAAAAAATTTTATCGCTCAAAAAAGAAAATAACCTTGATGAATCTTATGGTCTGCGAGTATCCATTACAGGAGGTGGATGCTCCGGACTTTCTTACCATTTAGACTTTGATAATGAGCAAAAACCTGGTGATCATGTTTTTGAAGACAAAGGTCTAAAAATATTCGTGGACATGAAAAGCTTACTCTACCTAGTAGGGACAGAGCTTGATTTTTCAGATGGTCTAAATGGTAAGGGATTTCACTTCATTAACCCGAACGCCACTCGCACCTGCGGATGTGGCGAAAGCTTTGCAGTGTAG